The Prevotella herbatica genome contains the following window.
TAAATAATTAATGAATAGTTAGTTCTATTCATTTTCTTCTAAGGCTATTTAGTCTAAGAAGAGTATATCCCAGTGGGGATGTATTGGAGAGCCTTCACACGCGAGTGTGGGGCTCTTTTTTAAAGAGCCCGCTGATTCCTGTAGATATTTCTTGGGGATATCGCCTTTGTATCTGCTTAAGCAGATGTTGTTTCCCGCAGATTCCCGCAGACAAACGGCCAACAGCATGAACAGCATTGTCTCCCGCAGATAATGCAGAGGAATGCAGCAAGTTGCATTATTTCGCAGACAAACAGCAAAACAACAAACAGCGTGAACCGCATTATATACAGCAGTGTCGCAACTGTCTTTGTCAGCGAGATTTGGGCATCTGCTTGCAGATCCATTTGTCCTAACTGTCTTTTATCTGCGTGAATCAGCGAGATCTGCGGGAGAACGGCCGTTTATATTACGGTTTAGGATGATGGAAGAGCAAGCAAGTGAGAGCAGATCCAAGCTAGCTTGAGCTATGTTGAGGGCAGCTGATATTTATGGAAGAAATAAAATACAAGGAAAAAGCGTCAATAAAATCAACGTAATTAAAAGATTAATTTTTAATAGAGCAAGCGTGAAATGACTTAAAATCAAGGGGTATTTATGGAGAATACTACCCCCCTAAATAGAAAAAGATTCCAGAAAAAAAGAAAAATAACCTACATTACCTACATTTTTGACTTAAATTGTTATTTATCAATAGTTTATATGATGTATATTAGTGCCTTTTCCTACATCTTTCCTACATGGTTCCTACATTATTAGCACGTATTTGTATCTAAAACGATAGAATTTGATTAAAGTATAATACCAAAACCGCTTTTTAGTCTCACCATTAAGTCGTGTCTCTGGCAGTAAAGCAAATCACCGTAATGTCTTTCTTGAGAATTATAAATCTAGAAATGTTACTTCTATTTGTAAAAATAAAATGAAATAATTTGTTGCTGTCCGATAAAAATAAGGAATAGCATGTGAATAGTTCCCGAAGCCCTTTTAAACAGGGTTTCTGGCTCATTTTTTTTGCAGAACAAGCCCCCTTAATCAAAGAGTGATGGTTCGGTGGACTCTCAGCCTTCTCTTTCATATAAAAAAATTAAAACATAAATTTTGCTCAATTCCTTAAGCGCAGAGAGAATCGTGCATCATCCTTTAAATTATTATATAGCTGAAGATAAAATGATGCAATTAAAAGTAGGCTTGTTGGTATTTGTAGAAGTACCAATAACTCTATTCTAATTTGTATTTAAACACAAGTGAATTTATTTATCGATAAAGTAAAAACGTTAGTACTACATAATAGAAAACGTTTGATCGTAGGATTAGAAACTTTATAACGATACAATGCAAACTTTATAACGTAGAAACGCAAACGTTTGATCGTAGGATCAGAAACTTTGTAACGATACAATGCAAACTTTATATCGTGAAAACGCAAACGTTTGATTGTAGAAATAGGAACTTGATGATATAGCTTTGCCTTTATACCAATGGATTTTGGTTGATATTGCTTTGTTATGTGGCATAATGTAAGTATGTTTGAATTTATATTTTTTTTTAAAGTTTAGGTTTACTGTTGATAATAGTAATATATTTTTAAATAGTTTACAAAAACGTGGAGGATAGTGGAAGTATACCTCCACCGATAAAATATTATCAATCAAGTGTTTATGTTACTAGTGGAGGTTATTTGCTCTTTTTGAAAGTTTTGGGATATTTCTATTTTTCAGTAATTGAAAATGTAATAAAAAAGTCTTTTTTAAATTTGATGGAAAGTTCTATAATGATATCTGAAGCTGTTGTGAACTAGGGTAATACTCGTTGCCGGATTTAAATATTTACTAATTTAATTCCGCTAACAGGTTGTTATATCTACTTATAAAAATTAAAGCCGAATAGAACTAGTTACCTTTTAGTGAAATAGTGTTGAGAAATTTGTATGATAGTAAAAAAATGTCTATATTTGCATTGTATAGAAAGATAATATAAGATTTAAAATCTATACATATAGCAAAATATTTATATATCTAAATGCAGATTATGAAAAAGAAACTATTAATGGTTTTTGCCGCTCTTCTGATGACAGTTAGTGCCAGTGCACAATTTGAAGAAGGCAAGATGTATTGCGGAGCCTCGCTTACAGGATTGAATTTGAGTTATAATGGTGCTGATGAACTTAATCTTGGTTTACAGGCTAAAGCAGGATATTTCATTACTGATGACATAATGCTTTCGGCACAGTTAGGTTACCAAACAAGTTCGAGCGATGTAATTCCTAATCATTATGAAGTGGGTGCAGGTGCACGTTATTATATTGAGCAGAATGGCATCTTCCTAGGAGCTGGTGCTAAATATGTGCATACGGGGCACTATAATGATTTTATGCCAGGAGTAGAAGTGGGGTATGCCTTTTTCATAAGTAAAACCGTAACAATTGAGCCGGCTTTATATTATGATCAGAGCCTTAAGGATCATAGTCAGTATTCTACTATCGGACTTAAAGTTGGAATCGGTATATATTTGTAAGATATAATAGTACTTAGAAATATTATATGTCCGAAACTTATCCCTCGGCGTTATTAGAAAAAGCCGTAAGTGAATTCTCAAAACTACCAGGCATAGGGCGTAAGTCAGCTTTGCGTCTTGTCCTGAATATGTTGCGACGTGATGTCTCTGATGTTGATGAATTCTGTAATTCGATAATGACACTAAAGCATGAAGTGAAGTATTGTAAAGTCTGTCATAATATCAGTGATACGGATGTTTGTCCGATATGTTCTGATCGTCGTCGCGATGCATCAACGATATGTGTTGTAGAGAATATTCAAGATGTCATGGCTGTTGAGAAAACGCAACAATTTAATGGACTTTACCATGTGCTCGGTGGAATAATATCACCAATGGATGGTATAGGACCTGGTGATATTGAGGTTGACTCTTTGGTTGATAGAATAAGTACAGGAGATGTTCGGGAAGTTATACTCGCATTAAGTTCCACAATGGAGGGAGATACGACTAATTTTTACATATCGAGGAAACTTATGCAATATGATGTGAAACTCAGTGTGATAGCTCGTGGTATATCTGTTGGCGACGAATTGGAATATACGGACGAAGTTACTTTGGGGCGCTCAATATTAAACAGAACACCATTTAAACAATGAAACAAGCAGTAAAAATACTCACAATAAATTATTTTATCGTGTTGGCGTTTGCTTTGGCAATAATAGTCTGTGGCGAAAACGACTGGTTTAATAATGTTGGGATTATGCATGATAACAAAAGTTCTGATTTCATGATGACTTCATTAATGGAAATCATAACAATATGTTTAATCCCTGTATCATTACGTCTATTTAAATTCAAGAACGTACGTAATGCTATACTATCAGATAATACAGAACTTCATTCTTCGTTTATAGCCTGGGCTATTATACGTTTGGATATGTTGCAAATACCGATGATAGTAAATGCTATTTTGTATTATATGTATATGAATGTAGCTTTTGGTTATATGGGAATAATCTTGTTTCTAGCAAGTTTCTTTATATTTCCAACATTAGAAAGATGTAACTTTGAATACGAAAAGATAAAAGGCGAGCAATAATGCTTCTGTCTGTAATAATTGTAAACTATAATGTGAAGTACTACCTTGGGCAGTGTCTTCATTCCTTAACTAAGGCTTTGAAAGATATAGAGTCAGAAGTTATTGTTGTGGACAATCATTCAGATGATGGAAGCATTGAATATTTAAAGCCTATATTCCCTTATGTAAGATTTGTTCACTGCGGGCATAATATGGGCTTCTCGCGTGCTAATAATATTGGCATAAGGCAGAGCAACGGGGAATACGTCTTGATGGTTAATCCTGATACGATTGTTGGAGAAGATGTTATTGCTAATGCGTTGAATTTTATTAGGACGCATGTTGAAACTGGAGCTGTAGGTGTGAAGATGCTTAAGGCTGACGGTAGCAATGCTATGGAAAGCCGAAGAGGATTGCCTACTCCGATGGCTGCATTTTATAAGATGAGTGGATTGTGTGCAAGATTTCCCAGACATCATAAACTTGCACATTATTATATGAGTTACTTGTCATGGGATGAACCGCATAGAATAGAAGTCGTTAGTGGTGCTTTCTTTATGATTCGTCGTAAGGCATATAATGAAGTAGGGGGACTTGACGAAGATTATTTTATGTATGGTGAAGATATAGATTTAAGCTGCCGTCTTTTAGAAAGTGGATGGCAGAATTGGTATCTGCCATTATCTATACTTCATTATAAAGGTGAGAGCACCCAAAAGACATCTTATAGGTACGTGCATGTGTTCTATGAGTCTATGCTTATTTTTATGCGAAAGCACTATTACAATTCATCTTATTTGATAAATTTACCAGTGAAGGCTGCTATATTTTTCAAAGCGATGGTAGCTCTTGTAAAAAATGGACTGTTAAGCATGTCTAGATCTCTTGGATTCAGAGGAAAAGAAAATAACCCAAAATCAGCATATATGTTTATTGGTGGAAATGACATGTTGGAGCAGTGCAAAGGGATTGCACTTAATAATGGATTAGATGCTGAATATATAAATGCCAGTCAAGATAGTTGTCCTGATGGTCATCTGAAATATTTGCTTTCTGATCCAGAAAGAATGATATATGTTGTATATGACATGACTGTTTATAGTTATTCGCATGTGTTGAGCATATTTGCAGGTTGTCCTATGAAGCATGTATCCATTGGAACATATTATGATAATGTATTAATAACAGCAGAGGAGGTGATGTGTAATGAATAAAACTGATAAATTACCAGAGGTTACTTTGAGGGCAATTGAACCAGAAGATCTGGAACTGCTTTATCATTTAGAGAATGATGATAAGCTGTGGCATGTAGGAGTCACAAATGTTCCGTATTCTCGCTTTCTGCTTCATGACTATATTGCTAATTCAAGTGGCGATATCTATACGGATAAGCAAGTGAGGTTAATGATCGTTGATTCTGATAATAATTGTGTCGGTATTATAGATCTGGTAGATTTTAATCCACAACATCGTAGGGCTGAGATAGGAATAGTTATAATGAGTGAGTATAGAAATCGTGGTTTTGCCAAGGCTGCATTACTTAAGGTTATTTCGTATTGTCACAAAGTAATACATTTAGCACAAATCTATGCTATAATAAGAAATGATAATAAAATTTCAATAAATCTATTTAACTCTTTGGGTTTCAGTAGTAAAACACAATTAGAGGGGTGGCTTTTTGATGGCGAAAAATACAATGATGCTGTTTTAATGCAAATTTTTTTAGAAAAAACACTTTAAAAGTTTTGGAGAAATAAAATATTATCATTACCTTTGCACTCGCAATTCAGAATAAGGCTCTTTTATGGTGCGTTAGTTCAGTTGGTTAGAATGCCTGCCTGTCACGCAGGAGGTCACGAGTTCGAGTCTCGTACGCACCGCCACAAGCCTTTCATGAATTTGTAAAACTGGTGCGTTAGTTCAGTTGGTTAGAATGCCTGCCTGTCACGCAGGAGGTCACGAGTTCGAGTCTCGTACGCACCGCTTAAAATCCTCAAAACTTTATTGTTTTGAGGATTTTTTGTATAAAGAAGTTTCCTATGAATGTCTTATTAAATGTATCTCGTGATCAATGCAGTTTGGTAGTTCTTCTTTATAGTGAGTCACTATAATCATAGTCTTATTGCATCTTTTGCAGAAAGTCTCTATGATATCTTTCACCATTCGTCTATTTGTGTTGTCAAGTCCGTGTAGTGGCTCGTCAAGAATTAATAACTCAGGATCTTTTACAAATGCTCTTGCAAGAAGTACTAGTCTTTGTTCACCGCTAGATAGTTTAAGGAAAGTTCGATCTTGAATTTTATCAAGCCCGAATATTTTCATCCAGAATTTGCATTGTTCAAATTCTTCTTCAGATGGTTTCATGTACAGACCGACAGAATCTTTCATACCACTAGCTACAATTCTTATAGCGGGCATGTCACGTTGATAAGCACGGTGCATTTCAGGTGAAACATATCCTATATGTTTTTTGATATCCCATATACTCTCTCCGCTTCCGCGAGGATTATCAAATAGTGTTATGTTGCATGCGTAGCTTTGCGGGTTGTCAGCGCAAATCAAACTTAACAGTGTTGACTTACCTGCGCCATTTTGTCCGCTGAGCGCCCAATGTTCTCCATTCATAACAGTCCAGTCCAATTTGTCAAGAATAGTTCGCTCGCCATATTTTATGCAAACCTGATCCATCTTAACAACTTCATTGGTATGATATTCGTTGCTTTTATAAGGTAAGTTTATTATTTCCTGTTCATATTCTTTACTTAGTACTCTACTAGGTATAGCCTGACGATTATTGATATAATCCTCAAGTTTAACTTTTGGATATACTTTCATCTTCTTTACTTCAACAACATGTGTTATGAAATCTGGAATATCATCGCTTTTACTTAATACCAATATTATTTGCAGGGCATTCTCCAAAGACAATTCTTTTAATAATTCTTTCAGTTGATCTCTTGTGTTGGCGTCAAGACCAA
Protein-coding sequences here:
- a CDS encoding outer membrane beta-barrel protein, encoding MKKKLLMVFAALLMTVSASAQFEEGKMYCGASLTGLNLSYNGADELNLGLQAKAGYFITDDIMLSAQLGYQTSSSDVIPNHYEVGAGARYYIEQNGIFLGAGAKYVHTGHYNDFMPGVEVGYAFFISKTVTIEPALYYDQSLKDHSQYSTIGLKVGIGIYL
- the recR gene encoding recombination mediator RecR — translated: MSETYPSALLEKAVSEFSKLPGIGRKSALRLVLNMLRRDVSDVDEFCNSIMTLKHEVKYCKVCHNISDTDVCPICSDRRRDASTICVVENIQDVMAVEKTQQFNGLYHVLGGIISPMDGIGPGDIEVDSLVDRISTGDVREVILALSSTMEGDTTNFYISRKLMQYDVKLSVIARGISVGDELEYTDEVTLGRSILNRTPFKQ
- a CDS encoding glycosyltransferase family 2 protein, which gives rise to MLLSVIIVNYNVKYYLGQCLHSLTKALKDIESEVIVVDNHSDDGSIEYLKPIFPYVRFVHCGHNMGFSRANNIGIRQSNGEYVLMVNPDTIVGEDVIANALNFIRTHVETGAVGVKMLKADGSNAMESRRGLPTPMAAFYKMSGLCARFPRHHKLAHYYMSYLSWDEPHRIEVVSGAFFMIRRKAYNEVGGLDEDYFMYGEDIDLSCRLLESGWQNWYLPLSILHYKGESTQKTSYRYVHVFYESMLIFMRKHYYNSSYLINLPVKAAIFFKAMVALVKNGLLSMSRSLGFRGKENNPKSAYMFIGGNDMLEQCKGIALNNGLDAEYINASQDSCPDGHLKYLLSDPERMIYVVYDMTVYSYSHVLSIFAGCPMKHVSIGTYYDNVLITAEEVMCNE
- a CDS encoding GNAT family N-acetyltransferase — translated: MNKTDKLPEVTLRAIEPEDLELLYHLENDDKLWHVGVTNVPYSRFLLHDYIANSSGDIYTDKQVRLMIVDSDNNCVGIIDLVDFNPQHRRAEIGIVIMSEYRNRGFAKAALLKVISYCHKVIHLAQIYAIIRNDNKISINLFNSLGFSSKTQLEGWLFDGEKYNDAVLMQIFLEKTL
- a CDS encoding ATP-binding cassette domain-containing protein produces the protein MQKIIKIQDGTTRMPEWRMAEPVNFETNDGEHIAIVGPNGGGKSMLVDIIVGTHPLLMHDPEYDFSPSEKPLVSDNIKYITFRDSYGSDNDRTYYLQQRWNQQEIDENTPTVGDKLEEAYSLAGVDTPKRRELQKHIYKMFHIEHLLDKYIILLSSGELRKFKLASTLFANPRILIMDNPFIGLDANTRDQLKELLKELSLENALQIILVLSKSDDIPDFITHVVEVKKMKVYPKVKLEDYINNRQAIPSRVLSKEYEQEIINLPYKSNEYHTNEVVKMDQVCIKYGERTILDKLDWTVMNGEHWALSGQNGAGKSTLLSLICADNPQSYACNITLFDNPRGSGESIWDIKKHIGYVSPEMHRAYQRDMPAIRIVASGMKDSVGLYMKPSEEEFEQCKFWMKIFGLDKIQDRTFLKLSSGEQRLVLLARAFVKDPELLILDEPLHGLDNTNRRMVKDIIETFCKRCNKTMIIVTHYKEELPNCIDHEIHLIRHS